The stretch of DNA TCGGGCCTCAAGTCTGGCAACATCGGATGGAACAGCCGAGTCGGGATCCTCGGGTTCGGCGGACTTGGCCATCTGGCACTCCAATTCGCTGCAAAGATGGGCTGCGAGGTCGTCGTTCTCTCACATTCGAGCTCAAAGGAGAAAGACGCTCGATCACTCGGCGCCTCCGAGTTCCACACTCTTTCGAGCATCGACTCGGACAAGTTCAAGCCTGTCGACTGCCTGCTTCTCTCAGGAGCACAGCAGCCCGACTGGAACAAGGTCGTTCCCCTCGTGCGCCGTGGTGGTAGCATCATGGCCATGACTGTCGACATGTCCGAGCTCAATGTGCCCTACATGCTGCTAGTCATGAACGCGATTGCGATTCGTGGCAGTCTCCCTACCCCGCCCGTCCTGCATCGCGAGATGCTCGATTTTGCGGCTTTCCACGGCATTCGGCCAATCGTCCAGTCCTTCCCTTTTACCGAGGAAGGCATTAACGAAGCGCTAGAGCGCCTGGGCAAGGGGGAGATTAGATACCGGGCGGTAGTTGCGCGGGCTTAGATAGTCCTCTAGCACAGCATGCTAGCATGAACCGTGGTTTGACTCTCGAAGAATCATGCAGAGCCATGCAAACTGCTCGTTCTTGCGGCCCAACTGTGCCGGATAATTCACGTCCGTTGCTTGAAAGATCAGGTAGGAGGCTTTACAGTTCCACGGTGGCAAAGAGCGCGCAATTTTGACCACGATGATCATGACCGAAGATGTGGATACAGAGGGGAACGTATAGACGCACTGTACTTTAGTCTGTGATTAAAACAACATGCTCCGCCCTATGGCCCTATTAGGAGCCCAAGCCTCTCATCACTGGATTACGGATGCGGCCAGGACCTGGCTGGCGTTCGCCACGTG from Cutaneotrichosporon cavernicola HIS019 DNA, chromosome: 7b encodes:
- a CDS encoding uncharacterized protein (Alcohol dehydrogenase GroES-like domain); its protein translation is MSSITVFKGSASGKVVQHKATTILEPQGKQVLIEVTHSGICGTDEHYRKQDMVLGHEGVGIIRAVGPSVKTLKKGDRVGWGYCHGSCGSCRECDRGQQLYCDERQLYGSTNLDQGSFSTHAMWDDEFVFGIPDAISSEEAAPLMCAGAAVYSGLKSGNIGWNSRVGILGFGGLGHLALQFAAKMGCEVVVLSHSSSKEKDARSLGASEFHTLSSIDSDKFKPVDCLLLSGAQQPDWNKVVPLVRRGGSIMAMTVDMSELNVPYMLLVMNAIAIRGSLPTPPVLHREMLDFAAFHGIRPIVQSFPFTEEGINEALERLGKGEIRYRAVVARA